Proteins from a single region of Haloterrigena alkaliphila:
- a CDS encoding MarR family transcriptional regulator, protein MTQADDRVLETLADSDLILSPRILSANTDYSRHYLSTRLGKLRDAGLVDRVDDGLYRITDRGLAYLGGELDAKDLEDNS, encoded by the coding sequence ATGACGCAAGCCGACGATCGGGTTCTCGAAACCCTCGCGGACAGCGACCTAATCCTCTCCCCGCGGATCCTCTCGGCGAACACAGACTACTCGCGGCACTACCTGAGTACGCGACTCGGGAAACTTCGCGATGCCGGGCTCGTCGATCGCGTCGACGACGGACTCTATCGGATCACTGACCGCGGCCTCGCGTACCTCGGGGGCGAACTCGATGCTAAAGATCTTGAAGATAATTCATAA
- a CDS encoding PGF-CTERM sorting domain-containing protein, which yields MTISDFTKAVLGLALLTTLLVGFAAIGTAATTEQYNDTVTFENDSNVTVDVTWNDSISDVENASASVTFYNASEWNDDPANATVVLEDSIAAEEGNTTSTEYTDADGLEDGTDYRLVIEADDTEAEDISVDDGSGWYGLIPGGSDGSPGFGAGIAVVAIALIAVVAVVARRGS from the coding sequence ATGACAATTTCTGATTTCACCAAGGCGGTACTCGGACTGGCACTGCTCACGACCCTGCTCGTCGGCTTCGCTGCGATCGGGACGGCTGCAACGACCGAACAGTACAACGATACGGTCACCTTCGAGAACGACTCGAACGTGACTGTCGACGTCACCTGGAACGACTCGATCTCGGACGTCGAGAACGCGAGCGCGTCCGTGACCTTCTACAACGCGAGCGAGTGGAACGACGACCCGGCCAACGCGACGGTCGTACTCGAGGACTCGATCGCGGCGGAGGAAGGAAACACGACATCCACCGAGTACACCGACGCGGACGGCCTCGAGGACGGGACGGACTACCGGCTGGTCATCGAAGCCGACGACACGGAGGCCGAAGACATCTCGGTTGACGACGGAAGCGGGTGGTACGGCCTCATCCCCGGCGGGTCAGACGGCTCGCCCGGCTTCGGTGCGGGTATCGCGGTCGTCGCGATCGCGTTGATCGCGGTTGTCGCGGTGGTGGCTCGGAGGGGATCGTGA
- a CDS encoding DUF502 domain-containing protein, which produces MATSRDGVRGQFKRWLINGIALAIPLVITILILIVVVDFILDVVSPIVRGIMFVWPNEPPEAVVQVVMFLSLLVFFLLVGIVAEYTPGKVISRRVHAIMETIPGVSTIYESVRRASKLLVDDDTDQFQDVKLVEFPHRDAYMLGFLTAQTPPVIEKRIGNGPMVTIMVPLGPNPTTNGFIMHMPAERVHDVDITVEEAFRAIATMGVASDDLGNDT; this is translated from the coding sequence ATGGCGACGTCTCGAGATGGGGTCCGAGGACAGTTCAAACGCTGGCTCATCAACGGGATCGCGCTGGCGATTCCGCTGGTGATAACGATACTGATACTGATCGTCGTCGTCGATTTCATCTTGGACGTTGTCTCGCCGATCGTCCGGGGGATAATGTTCGTCTGGCCCAACGAGCCGCCGGAAGCGGTCGTTCAGGTGGTGATGTTTCTCTCGCTGCTCGTCTTCTTCCTGCTAGTCGGCATCGTCGCCGAGTACACGCCGGGCAAGGTCATCTCGAGGCGCGTTCACGCGATCATGGAGACCATTCCCGGCGTGAGCACGATCTACGAGAGCGTCCGCCGGGCCAGCAAGCTGCTGGTCGACGACGATACGGACCAGTTCCAGGACGTCAAACTCGTCGAGTTCCCCCACCGGGACGCCTACATGCTGGGCTTTCTGACCGCCCAGACGCCCCCCGTGATCGAGAAGCGGATCGGCAACGGTCCGATGGTGACGATCATGGTCCCGCTGGGGCCGAATCCGACGACCAACGGGTTCATCATGCACATGCCCGCGGAGCGCGTCCACGACGTCGACATCACCGTCGAGGAGGCCTTCCGCGCGATCGCGACGATGGGTGTCGCCTCCGACGATCTCGGGAACGATACCTAA
- the thrC gene encoding threonine synthase: protein MSLSLSADQPATPDDADDGVWLECIECGETFAPFDDVRYTCDDCDGLLEARYAELPTFDDFEGEGVWRYADALPFESGVSIQEGATPLYEVPRLEESVGVETLRIKHEGMNPTGSFKDRGMTVGVRVAEELGVGRLACASTGNTSAALAAYGSRGGMEALVLLPAGKVAAGKIAQASLHGARILEVDGNFDACLDIVQELAGQGEAYLLNSLNPFRLEGQKTIGLEILEGFLADYDTVPDRIVLPVGNAGNTSALYKAFRELVQAGELAEDDVPKLTGVQAEGAAPMVEAIENGADEVRRWEDVETRATAIRIGNPVNAPKALPGIRETGGTAVAVSDEEITEAQRDLAGEGIGVEPASAASVAGLRKLRAEGIVDSDERVACLTTGHLLKDPDAAAAAGSEPEPVPADTQGVLEHLQS from the coding sequence ATGAGTCTCAGCCTCTCCGCCGATCAGCCGGCAACGCCCGACGACGCCGACGACGGCGTCTGGCTCGAGTGTATCGAGTGCGGCGAGACGTTCGCCCCCTTCGACGACGTCCGCTACACCTGTGACGACTGCGACGGCCTGCTCGAGGCCCGCTACGCCGAGTTGCCGACGTTCGACGACTTCGAGGGGGAGGGCGTCTGGCGCTACGCCGACGCCCTGCCCTTCGAGTCGGGCGTCTCGATTCAGGAGGGCGCGACGCCGCTGTACGAGGTCCCCCGCCTCGAGGAGTCGGTCGGCGTCGAGACGCTCCGAATCAAACACGAGGGGATGAACCCGACGGGATCGTTCAAGGATCGCGGGATGACCGTCGGCGTCAGGGTCGCCGAAGAACTCGGCGTCGGCCGCCTGGCCTGCGCCTCGACGGGCAATACGAGCGCCGCCCTGGCCGCCTACGGCTCCCGCGGCGGGATGGAGGCGCTCGTGCTCCTCCCCGCGGGCAAGGTTGCCGCCGGCAAGATCGCGCAGGCCAGCCTCCACGGCGCGCGCATTCTCGAGGTCGACGGCAACTTCGACGCCTGTCTGGACATCGTCCAAGAACTCGCGGGACAGGGCGAAGCCTACCTACTGAACTCGCTGAACCCCTTCCGACTGGAGGGTCAGAAGACGATCGGCCTCGAGATCCTCGAGGGGTTCCTCGCGGACTACGACACCGTTCCGGACCGGATCGTCCTCCCGGTCGGCAACGCCGGTAACACGTCGGCGCTCTACAAGGCGTTCCGCGAACTGGTGCAGGCTGGCGAACTCGCGGAAGACGACGTGCCGAAACTGACCGGCGTCCAGGCCGAGGGCGCGGCGCCGATGGTCGAGGCCATCGAGAACGGTGCCGACGAGGTCCGGCGGTGGGAGGACGTCGAAACGCGTGCCACGGCGATCCGGATCGGGAACCCCGTCAACGCGCCGAAGGCCCTGCCCGGTATCCGCGAGACCGGCGGCACCGCCGTCGCCGTCTCCGACGAGGAGATCACCGAGGCCCAGCGCGATCTGGCGGGCGAGGGGATCGGCGTCGAACCCGCCTCCGCCGCCTCCGTCGCCGGCCTCCGAAAGCTCCGCGCGGAGGGGATCGTCGACAGCGACGAGCGCGTCGCCTGCCTGACGACGGGTCACCTGCTCAAAGATCCCGACGCCGCCGCCGCTGCCGGGAGCGAGCCCGAGCCCGTCCCGGCCGATACGCAGGGCGTGCTCGAGCACCTGCAGAGCTGA
- the argF gene encoding ornithine carbamoyltransferase gives MTDELRHFLDIDDVTPAELDAILERADAYKRAQHAGEDHEDLEGQTLGMIFQKPSTRTRVSFETGMTELGGHAVFLGEDDIQLGRGEPLKDTSRTLSRYVDAVMARVFKHENIEVFAEYSSVPVVNGLTDDAHPCQTLADLLTIREQEGGFEDVSVAWIGDGNNVAQSFALGCALTDIDLTVATPDGYGLNDEVLERARDLGGDPTTTHDPVEAAADADVIYTDVWISMGQEDERDVRMDDFEGFQIGSELLEHAPEASVMHCLPAHRGEEITDDVVESERSVVFDQAENRLHAQKALLSWLLE, from the coding sequence GTGACCGACGAACTCCGCCACTTCCTCGACATCGACGACGTCACCCCGGCCGAACTGGACGCCATCCTCGAGCGCGCGGACGCGTACAAACGCGCCCAGCACGCCGGCGAAGACCACGAGGACCTCGAGGGGCAGACGCTGGGGATGATCTTCCAGAAGCCCAGCACTCGCACGCGGGTCTCCTTCGAGACGGGGATGACCGAGCTGGGCGGCCACGCCGTCTTCCTCGGCGAGGACGACATCCAGCTGGGTCGCGGGGAGCCGCTGAAGGACACCTCGCGGACCCTCTCGCGGTACGTCGACGCGGTGATGGCCCGCGTCTTCAAACACGAGAACATCGAGGTGTTCGCCGAGTACTCCTCGGTGCCGGTGGTCAACGGACTCACCGACGACGCCCACCCCTGCCAGACGCTGGCGGATCTGCTGACGATCCGCGAGCAGGAGGGCGGCTTCGAGGACGTCTCCGTCGCCTGGATCGGCGACGGCAACAACGTCGCCCAGTCGTTCGCGCTCGGCTGTGCGCTGACCGACATCGATCTCACCGTGGCGACGCCCGACGGGTACGGGCTCAACGACGAGGTCCTCGAGCGCGCCCGCGACCTCGGCGGCGATCCGACGACCACGCACGACCCCGTCGAGGCCGCCGCGGACGCCGACGTCATCTACACGGACGTCTGGATCAGCATGGGCCAGGAGGACGAGCGCGACGTCCGGATGGACGACTTCGAGGGCTTTCAGATCGGTTCGGAACTCCTCGAGCACGCCCCCGAGGCGTCGGTCATGCACTGTCTGCCCGCCCACCGCGGCGAGGAGATCACCGACGACGTCGTCGAGAGCGAGCGCTCGGTCGTCTTCGATCAGGCGGAGAATCGGCTCCACGCCCAGAAGGCGCTGTTGAGCTGGCTGCTCGAGTGA
- a CDS encoding transcription initiation factor IIB, which yields MEKIDTAAACPECDGRLRTNGTETICEECGLVSGEDAIDRGPEWRSFDDDDTDRRRTGAPLTRSRHDRGLSTEIGYGSGSNSYGSRLTGRKRRQIARLRREHNRSRISSKAERNQVYGFAEIRRVNALLSLPESVREQACALFESAQSEDLLQGRSLEGFAAAAIYATCRTRSIARTIDEITSVARADDDELTAAYDAINRELGLPTGPIDPTQYLPRYASKLGLETAVEKRAREYVATLLEAGLIGGRNPSGVAAACLYAAAGEREEWPTITQADAAEVADVAPVTIRSTVMNIREL from the coding sequence ATGGAGAAAATCGACACAGCAGCGGCCTGCCCCGAATGCGACGGCAGATTACGGACGAACGGTACCGAGACGATCTGTGAGGAGTGCGGACTCGTTTCCGGCGAGGACGCCATCGATCGCGGCCCGGAGTGGCGCTCGTTCGACGACGATGACACCGATCGTCGCCGCACAGGGGCGCCGTTAACCCGATCACGCCACGACCGCGGACTCTCGACGGAAATCGGCTACGGCTCCGGATCGAACAGCTACGGTTCCCGACTAACCGGACGGAAGCGGCGTCAGATCGCGCGCCTGCGCCGCGAGCACAATCGCTCGCGGATCTCGTCGAAAGCCGAACGCAATCAGGTCTACGGCTTCGCCGAGATTCGACGCGTCAACGCCCTGCTCTCGCTGCCCGAATCGGTCAGGGAACAGGCGTGCGCCCTCTTCGAGTCGGCCCAGTCCGAAGACCTGCTCCAGGGGCGCTCGCTCGAGGGCTTCGCCGCCGCCGCGATCTACGCCACCTGTCGAACCCGCTCGATCGCTCGGACGATCGACGAAATCACCAGCGTCGCCCGCGCGGACGACGACGAACTCACCGCCGCCTACGACGCGATCAACCGCGAACTCGGCCTCCCGACGGGCCCGATCGATCCGACGCAGTACCTCCCGCGATACGCCTCGAAACTCGGCCTCGAGACCGCCGTCGAGAAACGGGCGCGCGAATACGTCGCGACCCTGCTGGAAGCGGGACTGATCGGCGGTCGCAACCCCAGCGGGGTCGCTGCGGCGTGTCTCTACGCGGCCGCCGGCGAACGCGAGGAGTGGCCGACGATCACGCAGGCCGACGCGGCCGAGGTCGCCGACGTCGCGCCCGTAACGATTCGATCGACCGTGATGAACATCCGAGAGCTCTGA
- a CDS encoding tyrosine-type recombinase/integrase, translating to MITPEEMSPREAWQRYLDGRRTEITDESAATYHYRLKLFVEWCERNEIETVSELTGWVLDQYESARSGEGVAATTLHNEMETLQSFVEYLERIEAVDDGLADRVNIPDVPDDEKSRETKLAADRALPLIRHYRSNERAGSRNHALLEVAWHTGARLGGMRALDLRDFDASEQTLEFVHRPETDTPLKNKRHGERIVALRDGVAKTLRQYIQSDRWDKHDEHGRQPLFASLQGRPSTNTMRAWMYAATFPCVRGSCPHGHDPETCEFRSHTHASKCPSARSPHHVRTGSITWHQDRGVPREVTAERVNASQDVIDRYYDKATKRERMELRRRPHLEKLEIE from the coding sequence ATGATCACGCCGGAGGAGATGTCGCCTAGAGAGGCGTGGCAGCGGTATCTGGACGGTCGGCGCACGGAGATCACCGACGAGTCCGCGGCGACGTACCACTACCGGCTGAAGCTGTTCGTCGAGTGGTGCGAGCGGAACGAGATCGAAACCGTTTCGGAGCTCACCGGATGGGTTCTCGATCAGTACGAGAGCGCCCGTTCTGGGGAAGGCGTCGCTGCGACGACGCTGCACAACGAGATGGAGACGCTCCAGTCGTTCGTCGAGTACCTCGAGCGGATCGAAGCCGTCGACGATGGGCTCGCCGATCGAGTGAACATCCCGGACGTCCCGGACGACGAGAAGTCCCGCGAGACCAAGCTGGCCGCCGACCGCGCGCTCCCGCTGATCCGACACTACCGCTCGAACGAGCGGGCGGGCTCGCGAAACCACGCGCTGCTCGAAGTCGCGTGGCACACGGGCGCCCGGTTGGGCGGGATGCGAGCGCTGGATCTTCGGGACTTCGACGCCAGCGAGCAGACGCTCGAGTTCGTCCATCGGCCCGAGACGGACACGCCGTTGAAGAACAAACGCCACGGCGAGCGGATCGTCGCGCTGCGGGACGGCGTCGCGAAGACGCTACGGCAGTACATCCAGTCCGACCGGTGGGATAAGCACGACGAGCACGGCCGCCAGCCGCTGTTCGCGTCGCTCCAGGGCCGTCCGTCGACGAACACGATGCGCGCATGGATGTACGCGGCGACCTTTCCGTGCGTCCGCGGTTCCTGTCCTCACGGGCACGATCCCGAGACCTGCGAGTTCCGAAGCCACACGCACGCGAGCAAGTGTCCGTCGGCGCGATCTCCCCACCACGTCCGAACTGGATCGATAACGTGGCACCAGGACCGCGGCGTTCCTCGAGAGGTGACGGCGGAGCGGGTGAACGCCTCTCAGGACGTCATCGATCGGTACTACGACAAGGCGACCAAGCGCGAGCGGATGGAGCTTCGGCGCCGTCCGCACCTCGAGAAACTCGAAATCGAATGA
- a CDS encoding DUF7386 family protein yields the protein MTRRTSLKLTDERERQLERASELIAADQHDDPPMSVVIDAALQHLLESKENIDDARGEFDPETIQAIANTSVIGLRYRTSIESRWR from the coding sequence ATGACCCGACGAACCAGCCTGAAACTCACCGACGAACGTGAACGCCAACTCGAGCGCGCCAGCGAACTGATCGCCGCCGACCAGCACGATGACCCGCCGATGTCCGTCGTGATCGACGCGGCGCTTCAGCACCTGCTCGAGTCGAAGGAGAATATCGACGACGCCCGCGGCGAGTTCGATCCCGAGACGATCCAGGCGATCGCGAACACGTCGGTGATTGGTCTTCGGTATAGGACCAGTATCGAAAGTCGATGGCGGTAA
- a CDS encoding [LysW]-lysine hydrolase — protein MSASMSEPADVSLDEARQLLIDLVSIPSPTGEERKAAERLVAFFELHDREAWIDEVGNVRAPADDSVLLTSHIDTVPGEIPVEVQSADEDDVEADVAEEIGEDVLRGRGSVDATGPLAAMAVAAVRTGVSFVGVVGEETSSRGARHLVAEREEPDAVVNGEPSGATGITLGYRGFLAGTYVATSESGHTSRPEPNAIQHATGWWTGVEDAFENDEYQAVFERVTAKPVDMDGGISEDGLSVEATLDVQLRIPPSLDAESVRETAEAELEIGTVSWDEPIPPVMESPRTEVARAFRVAIRKEGGDPRLLRKTGTSDMNLYAGAWDCQMVTYGPGNSELDHAPDERLSLSEYDRSVEVLERVATTLSGGEEA, from the coding sequence ATGAGCGCGAGCATGTCCGAACCGGCCGACGTCTCGCTCGACGAAGCGCGACAGTTGTTGATCGACCTCGTCTCGATCCCGTCGCCGACCGGTGAGGAGCGGAAGGCCGCCGAGCGGCTCGTGGCCTTCTTCGAACTCCACGACCGCGAGGCGTGGATCGACGAGGTCGGCAACGTCCGCGCGCCCGCGGACGACTCGGTGCTGCTGACCTCGCACATCGACACCGTCCCCGGCGAGATTCCGGTCGAAGTGCAGTCGGCCGACGAGGACGACGTCGAGGCCGACGTCGCCGAGGAGATCGGCGAGGACGTGCTCCGGGGTCGCGGCAGCGTCGACGCCACCGGTCCGCTGGCCGCGATGGCCGTCGCCGCCGTCCGCACCGGCGTCTCCTTCGTCGGCGTCGTCGGCGAGGAGACCAGCTCTCGCGGCGCGCGACACCTCGTCGCCGAGCGCGAGGAGCCCGACGCGGTCGTCAACGGCGAACCGAGCGGTGCGACGGGGATCACGCTCGGCTACCGCGGCTTTCTGGCTGGAACGTACGTCGCGACGAGCGAATCCGGCCACACCTCGCGCCCGGAACCCAACGCGATCCAACACGCCACCGGCTGGTGGACCGGCGTCGAGGACGCCTTCGAGAACGACGAGTACCAGGCCGTCTTCGAGCGCGTGACCGCCAAGCCCGTCGATATGGACGGCGGAATCAGCGAGGACGGCCTCTCCGTCGAGGCGACGCTGGACGTCCAGTTGCGGATTCCCCCGTCGTTGGACGCCGAGTCGGTCCGCGAGACCGCGGAAGCCGAACTCGAGATCGGCACCGTCTCCTGGGACGAGCCGATTCCGCCGGTGATGGAGAGCCCCCGAACCGAGGTCGCTCGTGCGTTTCGCGTAGCGATCCGAAAGGAAGGGGGCGATCCGCGACTGCTCCGGAAGACCGGAACCAGCGACATGAACCTGTACGCCGGCGCCTGGGACTGTCAGATGGTTACCTACGGTCCCGGCAACTCGGAACTCGACCACGCGCCCGACGAGCGCCTCTCGCTGTCCGAGTACGACCGGTCCGTCGAGGTCTTAGAGCGCGTCGCGACGACGCTCTCCGGAGGTGAGGAGGCGTGA
- a CDS encoding minichromosome maintenance protein MCM, whose amino-acid sequence MAQAGNSELVDSFEQFFRNYYDNEIKQLAQRYPNEQRSLHIDWQDLYRFDPDLADDFLNQPEQLQRYAEEALRLYDLPIDVSLGQAHVRIRNLPETESPEIREIRARDMNSLVQARGIVRKATDVRPKIEEAAFECQLCGTLTRVPQSSGDFQEPHECQGCERQGPFRVNFDQSEFVDSQKLRIQESPEGLRGGETPQSLDIHVEDDITGEVTPGDHVSATGVLRLEQQGDQQEKSPVFDFYMEGVSVEIDEEQFEDMDITDEDKEEIVRLSSSQDIYEQMVASIAPSIYGYDQEKLAMILQLFSGVTKQLPDGSRIRGDLHMLLIGDPGTGKSQMLSYIQNIAPRAVYTSGKGSSSAGLTAAAVRDDFGDGQQWTLEAGALVLADQGIAAIDELDKMRSEDRSAMHEALEQQKISVSKAGINATLKSRCSLLGAANPKYGRFDQYEPIGEQIDLEPALISRFDLIFTVTDQPDEEKDRNLAEHIITTNYAGELTTQREQMTSPGVSSEEIDEMTEQVDPEIDAELLRKYIAYAKQNCHPRMTEAAREAIRDFYVDLRAKGTDEDAPVPVTARKLEALVRLSEASARVRLSDTVEEADANRVIEIVRSCLQDIGVDPETGEFDADIVEAGTSKSQRDRIKNLKQLISDIEEEYDDGAPVDIVMERADEIGMDQSKAEHEIEKLKQKGEVYEPSTDTLRTT is encoded by the coding sequence ATGGCGCAAGCGGGCAATTCTGAACTCGTCGACTCGTTCGAGCAGTTCTTCCGGAACTACTACGACAACGAGATCAAGCAGCTTGCGCAGCGATATCCCAACGAGCAGCGCTCGCTTCACATCGACTGGCAGGATCTCTATCGGTTCGACCCCGACCTCGCGGACGACTTCCTGAACCAACCCGAGCAACTCCAGCGCTACGCCGAGGAGGCGCTGCGACTGTACGACCTCCCTATCGACGTTAGCCTCGGGCAGGCCCACGTTCGGATTCGAAACCTCCCAGAGACGGAGTCCCCCGAGATTCGGGAGATCCGCGCCCGAGACATGAACTCCCTCGTGCAGGCTCGGGGCATCGTCCGGAAAGCCACCGACGTCCGCCCGAAGATCGAGGAGGCCGCCTTCGAGTGCCAGCTCTGTGGCACTCTCACCCGCGTCCCCCAGTCCAGCGGGGACTTCCAGGAGCCCCACGAGTGTCAGGGCTGCGAGCGACAGGGCCCCTTCCGCGTGAACTTCGACCAGTCCGAGTTCGTCGACTCCCAGAAGCTCCGCATCCAGGAGAGTCCCGAGGGCCTGCGCGGCGGCGAGACGCCCCAGTCGCTGGACATCCACGTCGAGGACGACATCACCGGCGAGGTTACCCCCGGCGACCACGTCTCGGCGACCGGCGTCCTCCGCCTCGAGCAACAGGGCGACCAACAGGAGAAGTCGCCCGTCTTCGACTTCTACATGGAGGGGGTGTCCGTCGAGATCGACGAAGAGCAGTTCGAGGACATGGACATCACGGACGAGGACAAGGAGGAGATCGTCCGACTCTCGAGTTCGCAGGACATCTACGAGCAAATGGTCGCCTCCATCGCCCCCTCCATCTACGGCTACGATCAGGAGAAACTCGCGATGATCCTCCAGTTGTTCTCGGGCGTCACGAAGCAGTTACCCGACGGCTCGCGGATTCGCGGGGACCTGCATATGCTCCTGATCGGGGACCCTGGTACTGGCAAGTCCCAGATGCTGAGTTATATCCAAAATATTGCACCACGGGCCGTCTACACCTCCGGGAAAGGGTCGTCATCGGCGGGTCTCACTGCCGCCGCCGTCCGCGACGACTTCGGCGACGGACAGCAGTGGACCCTCGAGGCCGGCGCGCTCGTCCTCGCCGACCAGGGGATTGCAGCCATTGACGAACTGGATAAAATGCGGTCGGAAGACCGCTCGGCCATGCACGAAGCGCTGGAACAACAAAAAATATCGGTGAGCAAGGCTGGTATTAATGCAACTCTTAAATCTCGTTGCTCCCTGCTCGGGGCGGCGAACCCCAAGTACGGTCGCTTCGACCAGTACGAACCGATCGGCGAGCAGATCGACCTCGAGCCCGCGCTCATCTCGCGATTCGATCTGATCTTCACGGTCACCGACCAGCCCGACGAGGAGAAAGACCGCAACCTCGCGGAGCACATCATCACCACGAACTACGCCGGCGAGTTGACGACCCAGCGCGAGCAGATGACCTCGCCCGGCGTCTCGAGCGAGGAGATCGACGAGATGACCGAGCAGGTCGACCCGGAGATCGACGCCGAACTGCTGCGCAAGTACATCGCGTACGCCAAACAGAACTGCCACCCCCGGATGACCGAGGCGGCCCGCGAGGCGATCCGGGACTTCTACGTCGACCTGCGCGCGAAGGGGACCGACGAGGACGCTCCCGTGCCCGTGACGGCCCGAAAGCTCGAGGCACTGGTTCGACTTTCGGAGGCCAGTGCCCGCGTGCGGCTGTCGGATACGGTCGAGGAAGCGGACGCGAATCGAGTCATCGAAATCGTCCGGTCGTGTCTGCAGGACATCGGGGTCGATCCGGAGACGGGTGAGTTCGACGCGGACATCGTCGAAGCCGGTACGTCCAAATCCCAGCGCGACCGGATCAAGAACCTGAAACAGCTGATCAGCGACATCGAGGAGGAGTACGACGACGGGGCGCCGGTCGACATCGTCATGGAACGGGCCGACGAGATCGGTATGGATCAGTCCAAAGCCGAACACGAGATCGAGAAGCTCAAGCAGAAGGGCGAGGTCTACGAACCGAGTACGGATACGCTCCGGACGACCTGA
- a CDS encoding aspartate aminotransferase family protein, with product MSDLDFVSGSKPIGIERGEGPHLYTADGTEYIDAGASFACTPLGHSHPAVVEAVQEQVGDLTFVDSSYPVQSREDAYAAFVAAAPDGLESAWFCNSGTEANEAALKFARSATGESKIVAATRSFHGRTMGALAATWKDKYKEPYEPLAGDVEFVPYGDGEELADAVDDETAAVILEPIQGEGGINVPPAGYLETARELTDEAGAALVLDEVQTGMGRTGSMWACQNAGVTPDILTTAKGLGNGLPVGAVAVRDWIADGAASHNATFSGGPVVAAAVHATVSTLVEEEWPAHAAEMGDYLTSELESALGDEIREVRGEGLLVGLELKRGANRVARDLAMNHQVLALPAGRTVLRLLPPLVIEEADADRLVDALTAVIAPEAEAES from the coding sequence ATGAGCGATCTCGATTTCGTCTCCGGCAGCAAGCCCATCGGCATCGAGCGCGGCGAGGGACCCCACCTCTACACCGCCGACGGCACGGAGTACATAGATGCCGGCGCGAGTTTTGCGTGCACGCCGCTGGGTCACTCGCATCCCGCAGTCGTCGAGGCCGTGCAGGAACAGGTCGGCGACCTGACGTTCGTCGACTCGTCCTACCCCGTCCAGTCGCGCGAGGACGCCTACGCCGCGTTCGTCGCGGCGGCGCCCGACGGCCTCGAGTCCGCTTGGTTCTGTAACTCCGGAACCGAGGCCAACGAGGCCGCCTTGAAGTTCGCCCGGTCGGCGACCGGCGAATCGAAGATCGTCGCCGCGACCCGCTCGTTCCACGGCCGGACGATGGGGGCGCTCGCGGCGACCTGGAAGGACAAGTACAAGGAGCCCTACGAGCCGCTGGCCGGCGACGTCGAGTTCGTCCCCTACGGCGACGGCGAGGAACTGGCCGACGCCGTCGACGACGAGACGGCGGCCGTGATCCTCGAGCCGATTCAGGGCGAAGGCGGGATCAACGTCCCGCCCGCGGGCTACCTCGAGACCGCCCGCGAGCTCACCGACGAGGCCGGCGCGGCGCTCGTCCTCGACGAGGTCCAGACCGGCATGGGCCGGACGGGTTCGATGTGGGCCTGCCAGAACGCGGGCGTCACGCCCGATATCCTCACGACGGCGAAGGGACTGGGCAACGGCCTGCCCGTCGGCGCGGTCGCGGTGCGAGACTGGATCGCCGACGGCGCGGCCTCGCACAACGCTACGTTCAGCGGCGGCCCCGTGGTCGCCGCGGCGGTCCACGCGACCGTCTCGACGCTGGTCGAAGAAGAGTGGCCCGCACACGCCGCCGAGATGGGCGACTACCTCACGTCGGAACTCGAGTCCGCGCTGGGCGACGAGATCCGCGAGGTCCGCGGCGAGGGGCTGCTCGTCGGCCTCGAGTTGAAACGCGGCGCGAACCGCGTCGCCCGCGATCTGGCGATGAACCACCAGGTGCTGGCGCTGCCCGCGGGCCGGACCGTCCTGCGCCTGCTGCCGCCGCTCGTGATCGAGGAGGCGGACGCGGATCGGCTCGTGGACGCGCTGACCGCGGTCATCGCACCCGAAGCCGAGGCCGAATCATGA